The Penaeus vannamei isolate JL-2024 chromosome 39, ASM4276789v1, whole genome shotgun sequence genome includes the window TAATACATACAAGTCCTATAGCTCCAttttatctaaatatgtataaacacaagtATATTGTACATTTGCTTAAAACTGTTCAAGATTTATCCGTACACGGGGGCGGGTGTGTAGGTCGGGGCAGGACTGTAGGAGGGGGCGGCGTGGTAGGCTGGGTACTGGGCCTgcccctcgtagctgacctcggcTACGTAGCCTGAGTCGCCGTTGACGtagtaggtgaccttctgcaggcggccgtcggggagctgcacgtagtaggatccttgGGTGTTGTATCCGTCGCGGTCTTCGTTGTGGCCGAAGTGGTTGGCGGAGTAGGAGTCCCTGACGCCCCACTCGAAGTCGTACTTGGCTGGGGCctgctgggggaggggagtgctTTGTCAGCCTGGCATAGAAATGCATATACCGCACTTGGATATTTGGGTTCATTCTGCGACTTTCTGCAAATAAAAACATGCGTATACAACTACAAATTGACCTGATAAGAGGGAGCTGGCCTGTAGGAGGGAGCGGGAGCATAGGTTGGAGCAGGGCGGTAGGTGGCAGGGGGACTGTAGCCGTACTGAGGCTTGGCCACGGCGGCAGATGCCACGACGATTAACAGAAGAACCTGACGACAAAAATATGTTTCTGTTGTTGCATAGGGGATGGGATATATACCATGAATCATTGTATTTTCTTACGTCAAATCAGATTAGTGTGTTCACTAAAAGATTTGGTCATTGGTAATAACAGTCACTGATAATTGATACTTAAGTAAAACACTAGATCACTGTTGGTTATTCTAGTATTCAATTGCAATCTGAAAGCCAAAACTTTACCTTCATGGTGTGTTACGTCCACAGAAGAGactgtctctgctctctcgcctCGGCTCTTATATATCCGTCCATCGGCTGCAACGTGACGTCACGACCGGTCCGGGAACCGTGAAGGAACTCGCGTGAGGCAGTtgcaaggggggtaggggtggcgtggggggtggggtgattgAAGCTGGGTCAAGGTCAAACACCTCAGCTCACACCTGATAACCTGCCATGACCTGCTCCGCGATCCTTTACGCTGGACGGCTTCGTGGGACAAGAGCACGAAAACGTTCTCAGCGAAATTAGCCAAACGTTGCTCCGGTTTAAACGGACACTGAACTTACCAATGGAAAGAAAAATTTAAACATCTACTTATGTTTATGCGTAGTTGAGTTACATGCAattatgtgagagggagagggatgaaagactATGATTTTGACTTTGTTTACTGAAATAAACGTTTATCAGAGGAAACGTTTACATCTCAAACGTATACCATCGTCATCTCCATCATAAGAAGTCCTTGGGCTCTAATATGCCACACAACGCTCTGGTATGTTAATTGATGTGACTGTCCAGCTCTTAATATAGGAAAATGCAGGTATACAGTCAGGAATATAATCAGTGATTTGCATGTTAGGAATACGATATAACGCGATAAATTCTCACCCTCATCTTGATAAGTCACTTCCTTCATAATCACCCAcagcatacataaaacatatttgCGTCATACTATTATGCTTCCGATAGATAGAGTAGATCAcattgtaaaagaaagaaagaaagaaaaaattaagttTTCATCTCcaaataatgtttaaaaataagaaatatgctCATGTTCATTACAAACCCATTCAAACCATTGCAGTCTCAGCAGGAGTAACAGCCTACATAGCGGTGAGCATTCACCATTATTGATTCTCTATTCCTGTACTTATTTAATGTTTCGCATACATGTCCTTTTCCGATCATCCATACAGCCTGCTCAGGTTCATCTGTTTGAGAGAAAAGATAGTGAGAAAGcgttggagggggaaaggggagaaaaagaataagtaataggtagacaaaggacagagagagagagaaagaaaaaaaaacaaaacaaagaaaaaatatcaagctcgaggattttttttaatgaatattccAAGGCAAAACTGAAACTCACTTAGAAGTTATCCTGGCTTGGATTTAACCCATCTTGCCTGACCAAACGAGGGAGCGATGTCTGCCGCGCTTGCTGCGAAATTGCCGCCGCCTCCAGTTATTGCAGTAAAAGTTGACTGCTGCCATGGAATGTTTTGCATATGGAGCGTGTGCTTTTATGAATATGTGCAGACATTCATACATGTGCGAATCtatagatctataaatatataaacttaaatatatatttatatatatgtgtatatattaacacatgtgtacacacactaacacacacatatatgtatatatattcatatacatacatatatctatatactcaaAGTCTTCCTGAATATTCTAACTACAGACTTCTaatgagagaaatataaaggATTAGTTCAGTCTCGGCAAGTCAAAACCTAATTATAAATCAACGAAGCCAGTATTTCCCTCTATtcaagaaaaaatgtttttttttttcttttttttttttaagcgtttgAGATGTATTTGACGCGTCTCAATTAACTCCATCGGGCTGTGTCTCTTAcgctgtgaagatatttattctcatttattatttatgtctGTTACATTCGTCATTGGTATTTGACTCTTCCCCTGAGGTAGTCTTGGGTGTTGGGGTAAGACTGTTGCATTGCTTCAAGTATGATTTTGTTCGTAGAATGTTCCTTTATGGATACCAGCAAATCTGCATTTCCTGGCTGTATCAGTTAACAAAATTTCACTCCCCAAAAAGGGTCAAGCGGAGAGACGTCCACCGTGGTTGCCGATCACGCAGTTGCAATGaatttgtatgtttatacatacatacacgcgcacacacacacacacacgcacgcacacacacacacacacacacacacgcacgcacacacacacacatacacgcacgcacacacacactcacatatacatatcaaatggAAAAGTGgtcttgcatatatgtatgttcgtattcTCATCCAGATATCCATAGAATTAATCTATATTGAGAATAAGTCAACAAAGAACTAGATTAAAGACAGAACAAATGGGATCAAAACGAAATGGTTTTTAATCTTTgatttatataaacacaagtattctgtacattcGCTTAAAACTGTTCAAGATTTATCCGTACACGGGGGCGGGTGTGTAGGTCGGGG containing:
- the LOC138860087 gene encoding cuticle protein 19-like isoform X1 — its product is MKVLLLIVVASAAVAKPQYGYSPPATYRPAPTYAPAPSYRPAPSYQQAPAKYDFEWGVRDSYSANHFGHNEDRDGYNTQGSYYVQLPDGRLQKVTYYVNGDSGYVAEVSYEGQAQYPAYHAAPSYSPAPTYTPAPVYG
- the LOC138860087 gene encoding cuticle protein 19-like isoform X2, producing MKVLLLIVVASAAVAKPQYGYSPPATYRPAPTYAPAPSYRPAPSYQAPAKYDFEWGVRDSYSANHFGHNEDRDGYNTQGSYYVQLPDGRLQKVTYYVNGDSGYVAEVSYEGQAQYPAYHAAPSYSPAPTYTPAPVYG